A window of Syngnathus acus chromosome 17, fSynAcu1.2, whole genome shotgun sequence genomic DNA:
CCTTGCATTGTGTTAATTTACAGTAATATTGACAAATCGCAGCGATCgttagcttttattttgaaaggtaCAACCAGGCTACATCCGGCGCAGCTCCCtctgccccccacccctttcCACTGTCCCGGGGGAAGTTTGGGCTTAAATGGAGCTCAAAAAGGTTTTCACGCTGGTATTTAACCCCCACCCCACTTTACCCTTTACTGGACACTAACATCATAATAATTCATGTTTGAACTTTATATTCTTCTTGGTTCCACCCTGAACAAATGCTTAACACGCGAAATGGAACAAGCAGACCATCTGGCAAGGAAATGAAAATTGCATGatgaatgtaaaaaatgaaGCACATTCAGCCTAATCCAAAGCAAATGTTTCCTTGGCatgttgaaaaaaaggaaCACGAAGCACATTCAGCCTAATCCAAAGCAAATGCTTCCTTGGcatgttgaaaaaaagaaaaaaaggaacacgCTGAGAACAAATGCTGTCAAATACATCAAATTAACTCCAATATTGTAGTAGAGATCTTTACTACAATATTGGagttaatttaaataaaaaagtgcgtgcatatcatataaacaaacatttgtaccATAAAAACATAATTAGCATGACTGGGAAAATTGAGTCCCGTAAAAATATGTACTGCATTTAGCGTTTCGGGTTTATAGTTGATCTTATGGTTCAAATATTATATAATCTATTTTTAAACCGGACGTGAATAATGTATTATACTTGCGCTCTATACTTTTAGAAAGACTTCAACTCCCATGATGCATCTTTGGGCGCGTTCGGAAATACACTCCTATGCGAGTGGGAGTGCTCGGGGAGGAAGAGTGCGCTCATTTCCCATTAATTTCTGATCGCAGTCGTGGCGAACGGTGGCTCCAGTCGGAGCGCCGAGTGCACGCAGTGGCACTCCATTTTTGCTGGACTTTGAACTTGTGAACAGTGAAATCAAGCAAAGCACTGAATTACGGAACGGTTCGCACTTGAACTTGTGCGCCCTCGGAGTGAATTACCGAACGTACCCTCtgtgaagtgaaatgaagtgtgATGAAATGTAAAGTGAGCGGGGCCTCCTCTCCAAACCTTTCAGATTGTTGTGGTGTCCGTCATGTCGTGCGAGGAAGACTCATCGCTGCTCTTTCTCATCGTAGAACATTTAAAGATGAAAGGCTTGCTGGTCGCCGCTCGAGTGCTGGAGGAACATGTTAGCCAGGTAacgacagtaaaaaaatggacacatttttgacatttttaaatatcccTTTTGCGTGCGTGCCAGCTGATGTTTTTGTGAATGGCTTACGGACGAAGAAAAAGCACAAGTAGAAATAATAGAATTTAAAAGAGTGTTTGCTTTTTGGAAGGAACTGAACAAAATGTACAGTTGAAGGTTTGTGTCAATTAAGCCCCCACGCCCACCCCACCGACCCTTTGCAGCTAAGCTAACATCGCTAAATTGACCAACACAAAATCCATGTTTTGTGCAGGCGGAGATGCCGAACGTGAGCTTGAACCTACAAGACATCTACAAAGGATGGACGAAGTGAGTGGGATTTGAAACTGAGTCTTGCCAATAAAATGTCAGCTGCCATAAAATGCAGCAAAAATGATAGTTTTGCACCTATTACGTTGCTAAAAAGTGCTCAAGTGGCAGCATGGGCAAAAGACCGACCACTAGGCTATATTGTGTGCAGGTGGTGCTCGCATAACCAGCATGCCGAGCGGCCGGCCGACAGCTGCATTGTGCCCATCAAACTTGAACCTGAAGGTGGCGCTGACGAGAGCCCCGccaaatacaacaacaacaacacagatgCTGAAGGGCTGCACGGTATGTCTCTTTGAAACTTTTTGATTGGATTGATCTcagttgtgttttatttgcaaaGATTTACTTTTGACTTAGCCTCCAAGACAGAAGGCGTGGAACGCTCCAACGGACATGACGACAATGGCTGCCACTCACCTCAACCTGAAGACAAAGAACGAGCACAACAAGAGGTAGATCAAGTATTTTATTGTTAAAGCTTTTTCAATGTCGCTGTCCATTGTCGCCCTACACGACAAACTGGATTTAATTCATTATCAATAAGAAATTTCTCATATCACGACAGTGAGTCTGTCTGCCATCCCCAGCCCAAAAGTGAGTGCTGACTGTCCACAAATAACTTTGGCTTCATCAGGCGGAAGCGGACCAGCCCTAAAGTTTCATTGCACACGCATAGCTGCGCTCCACTGGCCGTAATAATGACGTGTGTatctcagtcattcacaacacacacgcacacacacgtctgtCTGGCTTGTTTCCTCCTTTGTGATTGTTGCCATCCATATTCCCACCGACGCCAAGCCGTGTCATCTTGGCTAACTTACTGCTGTTTTTTCAGCTTTTGTGCAGTATGCAAACGTGACATTCAAGCAGACATCTATCAAGGAGCAGGCTGTGTTCACTGCCCTTTGTGCTCTTTTtcctccagcagcagccagAAGTCGCCATCGATGTCCAGTTGGAGTCACGTGCCAATCAAACCGAGGCTACGCCCTTGCAAGCCAACGATTGCTCGGACGACGAGGCGCAGGAAAGTACAACTGGCTTGAAAGATGGACAAGAAATGTTTTGCGCCATCAACGTCCCGCCGCCTGCAGGTATGAGCGGCCtatcacaacacacacacaaagtgtcCTCTTTGGCACATTGACGGCAAGACTCGCAAGCGGCTGTGAAGATGTCGCATTGTAAAACGGGCGCTTTCAAATGACTCCGTgtgactttattctcacagTTTCATGAGTCTTTCAGccattcatttgtgtttagatgCTAATGTCACGACTGAGCAGGACGAAGAGGAGGTCGCCAAGGTAACAAACACTCCTCAGGATGCAGATGTTGATGGCGACACGTTGACGTGTGCGCATGTGTTGAAAGATGGAGCTCAGTGATGACACCGCCCAGTCGGAGCAGGACAACAACCAGACAGGGGCGCCGGAGTCTACCGATCACggttaaacacttttttgatTAGTTGATTGTTTGAACTGATGGTTTTGTGCAATTTGCCACTTCAAAtggaatgtgtgtgtctttgttttagacaagatggcggcggaGAAGCCAGAGCACGTGGATGTCGCCATCACTCTTAACATCGACGTTGGCAAAAGTGACGTTTGTCTCGCCGAAGAAGCAGCAACTcccaagaagaagaggaagagaaagaaGGCGACCAAAACGGCACCTGAGGAGGCTCCGGAGACGAGGCAGGAAGatcaggcaaaaaaaacaaagaaaggcaagaagagaaggaaggaggaagatgaaaagAAGGAGCCAGAGGTGGAGGATGTCGTGCTTCCACCGCtggagaagaagagaaaaaagaggaagaaggaggaagaggaggaggaggagggagaaggTCAAGACAACAAGGATGTGCAGTGTGATGAAGGAGCAGCAGGGGGCGATGCAGACCCACAAAAGGAGCTGCAGGTGAAaggtataaaaacaaaagctgatTATAGCCCAGGtggaaaaatatgacattttgcTTGGAATCTTCTTGAAAGACATAAATGATTCTCTTATCAAAAAAAGCACTTCTTTAAACGTCCAACGTTTCTCATCAGCTATTTATGTTTCCTGTTTCGTGCAGGTGGCGCCGACCCTCAACTCTCCACCCAGAAGCGACGTCGACGACGGGGGAAGCGAGCCCGGAAGCAGACGCAACAGCAGCGGGACGCAAGCGAGGAAGACCGAACTCCTCAATCCTCCAAACTGGACCTGGCTGACAAGACCACCACGAGACCTCAAGAGAACCACTCTCTGACCAGCGCCGCCAAGGATGAGACAGAAGCCAGTGAGGAGAAGGTTGAAGGTGCTAGGGAGGCCAAGagcaagaagaaaaggaagaagaagaggtcaGTCCATGAGGCAGCAATTGAAGAAAGCAGAAATGGCGAGAACGCTAACGACTCACcagaggtgaaaaaaaagatgatggaggaggaggaggaggaagctgCCCAAAGTCACAAAACTCCTCTTCATGGCGACTCACTCCGCAAGAAAAAGAGTAAGAGTTCACTTCCAagtttcaaatcaaattgaatTCAAGGGCTCATTGACTTACTTTCAAAAAGCTGTGAAACCTTTGGCGCAGAGCTCGTACaaagtgatggaaaaaagAATAGCATGAGCTGACTCAGCAGTTTAATAGAGCCAAATGATTCTGCCCTTTATGGCTTctgtactgaaacatttttaacCAAGTGGCCTGACACAAACACTTCTAATGCAACTACTTTCACTCCTTTtcatctataaaaaaaattaaaatgtggaCATTTGGAGTCTTTCAAAATAGCAGACGAGATGCCACAACAATAGTGGCAAGGAATTTGGGCCATCCGAGTTTTCTGCTGCACAGAGGCCATGTTACGGACACGGTCCTTTTGGACATTGCTTGGGATTCTTTTGGAGagtttgaaggaaaaaaaaaaaaggaaaagatgtTTGGCAACGCTTTATGTTAAAGGGAGAATGACttcctgttgttgttgcagagaagaagaagaagaaggtgaaGAGCGAAACGCAGAAGGACCAAGACGCTGAACTCGCGGTAAGATTCAGAACCAGATCACAGCTGTCTAGTCGTAATGACGAGGTCTTAACGTCATTATGTGGCCTTCAGAAAATTCAAGTTTGTGGGGCGCAGGACTATTGTTGAAAGTGAAAGTACCATTCTTGGAAAAACTGACTTTATTCCTTTTAGcaaaaacttttgtttttgaagaacttcagaaagaaaatctgaatttactctaaaaaaacagctttatccttggaaaaatatgaatttgttctttttttctttgaaaaataCGCTTTCTGCCTAGatacaactttaaaaaaaatgttttatttgcgGACAGATATAGTACAACTTTATTGAAAGGACTaaattcttgacaaaaaagttAATTTTCTCTGGCAATAAGGAAACATGGAGCCTGACTTTGTGTATGATTTTGTTATTTCAGTGTGTTTGAAGACCACCACGTTGGacctgaaaaacacaaaaccacTCCACAATCAGTTGCACCTTTACCACCTCCACTgccaacttttttgtttgacatgtAGGTCTTCCATGTTGTTATGCAAATGTCACTGTAGCAAGTAAAATGCCGTGTTCAGAAGAGCCCTAAGAACTCCAGAATCCATAGTGTCTCCTTTGAGTGCATGCGTGCTACCTTGAACGTGTCCGAGCCCAAGTCGAGGCTCCCCGCCCCTGCCCGCAACTTTTTCAGTGTGTTCAGAATGGAGGCTGACATTTCCAAGAGACAAAGTAAATGTGAAGTACAAGCGCCAACGCATCGATCCAAGTAGCTTTCAGGCTTAATGAGGCACAAAGAGCAACAACAATAGGTCATTGACTTTTCTTGgttagaagaaaaaacatgccTCCAAAGACACACTCTTGATTTGATGATTCGCTCCCACACATTTGccgctccaaattgtccgtaggtgtgagCGCCAAGGGTTGTTCGTCTCTATTTGCCCTGCCACTGGCTGGCGACCGGTtcagaatttcaaaattgagcTGGGCTAGGTAAAGTAAAAAGAAACTAGTCAGACAGGACAACAATGTCAACCTAAGAGCAAGGTTTCCTGCTGCATAAACTTGTGACATTAACATTGTGAGTTGTTTGCCCAATCTGCGACTGattaacattttgttgaaaaatcTGATGGTAATAAAGTACATACTGGAGTCGTTATTTACGTGTCAGCAGAGCCAGTAACATCCACCAGGGGGCACTAGTAGAGCGTGGAGGAGCAAACCCCAAgcgcacaaaagaaaaacggaCACTGAAGCTTTACCTAAACAAAAAATCATCCACTCCAAAGCGAGACCACTGTTGATTTTGGAACCACTGAGCCGCGTCCTGGGTTGCGTGAGcttttttaattcagtcaACCCCCCTGCcttctccattttgtttttttttctcattgaatGAGACACAACCTGATGTTTTCCCGAGATAAACGCTGAGCTGCTATAGAAGTAGCCACCGTAGCAGATTAGCATAGCTTTGCCCAGGACGGTCGGCACGTGTCCACAATATTTATAGcctgtgaatgttttttatttttattatcagcGCCTGGCAGCCGTTTCACTTGCAGGAGTGCCGGGACTTCAGTCAGTACAGCAAccgtttgtattttctttattttacggATGAGTCTGTCCAGCCTCTGTTGGCAGCTAATCAACCTCTCGCTGCTCAGTCCTCTCCAATCAATTTGGCAACGATTGCGGCggcacaataaaaaaacaacaaacggaCAGCGAGCAGCAATGTTTTGTAGCTAAGCTAGCTGAGGCACATGCCTCAGGGTTACCGGAAAAATGTGGAAGGAAAGTCGTTAAAATGCGTGAGAAAGATTGCAAAAACATAGAGATATTAAGATTCAATATTGAGAATGAAGGGGGCAAATTAAATGAATCACGACTCTGTACCTCACCTTCATAGATAGCGAGGCTTCACTGTACtggttcccccccccccaatgctGCCAAATCGTTTTATCTGCTGAGCTGCAGCCGTTTTGCAATGAATCACGCCAGAGCGTTCTTGTAGAAATGTCTCGGCTAGCAACCTGCCACGCTCCGTTGAAATTTTATCAGGCGGGTGGAGGGAAGCAAACGCAGAAAATATCATTTGTGAGGATGATTCGTGAGGTTTCAAattcgggttagggtttcacattagggcttcaaactagggttagagtttaaaatagttcaaactAGGAAACTATGGACTGAAATATGCCTGAGGCAGGTATGGAATTAGACCATATAtagtttacttttttaaagtaaaaaaatgaccCTTTTTGGTCCCAAATTGCTCGTTTCTATGCTagttagtgttggctcgtgggtgaacgattcgttcaaaagaacgaatcttttcacTGAACGTGAGTGAACGGATCACTTcctgaagatttttttttaataaaatgttttatcagGTAAGCTAATTGAGAACACcttctcatttacaatggcgacctggaggcaaggtgtgtcaagtgtcttgcccaaggacacGACGTGTGACTGTGACAGAGCTGGGATCGAACCGCCGACCCACTGGTTACTTGACGACCCACTCTACTGCCTGAGCCACAGCTGCCACTTGTTCACTTGAAATAAcgtgtatacatatatacgcctaaatattgttatccaatatactgcaatttcacattagattgctggtttaaaatttacttttattattataattattattattttaataaacattaaaacctgttaaaacttgtctggtgttttattccttgtttttatttttttgggcatgaaaacaaaaatctgacatttggttaactgctttacttgacaatatgtatatgtgttttacgttgtgtcgtgtgtttgtgtcccccaaaataaagagcaagtagtcaaatacacattcttgacacgtacaaaaaatgcataaagttattaggtacacctgaaaatggtggtgtacctaatggcgtgtccgtgtgacgtcacagatcaaacagccaatcaggaggtgggggtgagggcgggtgtggcacttttcacttacagttcagctttggccatgatttttccctaatgaactggcctgttattaggtacaccttaaaatggcggcgtacctaatggagtgtccgtgtgacgtcacggatcaaacagccaatcagaaagtgggggtgagggcgggtgtggcacttttcactttcagttaagctttggccatgatttttccctaatgaactggcctgttattaggtacacttgaaaatggcggtgtacctaatagcgTGTCcgagtgattccctcgttaagtgcacctgcgtgaaaagttttagctcctgcagaacgtgaaagtggctaaaacttttcacgcaggtgcacttaacgagggtaacttggaaaacatattggaacgcggcccgaggactagagcttgacacctgtgacctttgaccatgatatttccctaataaagtggcctgttattcggtacacttgaaaatggcggtgtacctaatggagtgtccgtgtgattccctcgttaagtgcacctgcgtgaaaagttttagctcctgcagaacgtgaaagtggctaaaacttttcacgcaggtgcacttaacgagggtaacttggaaaacatattggaacgcggccctgaggactagagcttgacacctgtgacctttgaccatgatatttccctaataaagtggcctgttattaggtacacttgaaaatggcggtgtacctaatggagtgtccgtgtgattccctcgttaagtgcacctgcgtgaaaagttttagctcctgcagaacgtgaaagtggctaaaacttttcacgcaggtgcacttaacgagggtaacttggaaaacatattggaacgcggcccgaggactagagcttgacacctgtgacctttgaccatgatatttccctaataaagtggcctgttattcggtacacttgaaaatggcggtgtacctaatggagtgtccgtgtgattccctcgttaagtgcacctgcgtgaaaagttttagctcctgcagaacgtgaaagtggctaaaacttttcacgcaggtgcacttaacgagggtaacttggaaaacatattggaacgcggcccgaggactagagcttgacacctgtgacctttgaccatgatatttccctcgtaaagtggcctgttattcggtacacttgaaaatggcggtgtacctaatggagtgtccgtgtgattccctcgttaagtgcacctgcgtgaaaagttttagctcctgcagaacgtgaaagtggctaaaacttttcacgcaggtgcacttaacgagggtaacttggaaaacatattggaacgcggccctgaggactacagcttgacacctgtgacctttgaccatgatatttccctaataaagtggcctgttattcggtacacttgaaaatggcggtgtacctaatggagtgtctgtgtgattccctcgttaagtgcacctgcgtgaaaagttttagctcctgcagaacgtgaaagtggctaaaacttttcacgcaggtgcacttaacgagggtaacttggaaaacatattggaacgcggcccgaggactagagcttgacacctgtgacctttgaccatgatatttccctaataaagtggcctgttattcggtacacttgaaaatggcggtgtacctaatggagtgtccgtgtgattccctcgttaagtgcacctgcgtgaaaagttttagctcctgcagaacgtgaaagtggctaaaacttttcacgcaggtgcacttaacgagggtaacttggaaaacatattggaacgcggccctgaggactagagcttgacacctgtgacctttgaccatgatatttccctaataaagtggcctgttattaggtacacttgaaaatggcggtgtacctaatggagtgtctgtgtgattccctcgttaagtgcacctgcgtgaaaagttttagctcctgcagaacgtgaaagtggctaaaacttttcacgcaggtgcacttaacgagggtaacttggaaaacatattggaacgcggccctgaggactagagcttgacacctgtgacctttgaccatgatatttccctaataaagtggcctgttattaggtacacttgaaaatgtacctaatggagtgtccgtgtggttccctcgttaagtgcacctgcgtgaaaagttttagctaccgcagaacgtgaaatgagctaaatcttttcacgcaggtgtgtttaacgagggtaacttggaaaacatattggaacgcggcccccgcgaggactggaggtcgacatccctggtttaagtgaaaagtgccacacccgccctcacccccactttctgattggctggttgatctgtgacgtcacatggacactacattaggtacactaccattttcaggtgtacctaataactttatgcattttttgtacgtgtcaagaatgtgtatttgactacttgctctttattttgggggacaccaacacatattacacaacgtaaaacacatatttatattgtcatataaagcagttaaccatatgtcagatttttgttttcatgcccaaaaaaataaaaacaaggaataaaacaccagacaagttttaacaggttttaatgtttattaaaataataataataataaaataataatcatgtcatttttctcttcttcgttttgttttacggcgaggtggcaccagcttccatgcgcattactgacacctactggttgaagtcatatgaactgaaaaaagaattcgttcactcgttcactgaaaaactTCAAAAACTTTTAATATTTGTCTTTAGTTTCTCAATTgtaataacaaaaaatgttataatattcttccctcactgatccgttctcgcgatgaactggaaatgcaaatcactcactcactgactcgttcactcacaggtccgttcagttggtgaacaggaaatgcaattcaccactcgttcgtgaacgggaagttacgtcattttcttcttcgttttgttttacggtgaggtggcaccagcttcaatgcgcattactgacacctactggttgaagtcatatgaactgaaaaaagaattcGTTCACTCATTCACTGAAAAACTTCAAAAACTTTTTATATCTATTTTCTCAGttataatgataaaaaaacgTTATAATATTCTTTTGATCAAAAGAGTGGCAGCTGTGGCTCAGGCAGTAG
This region includes:
- the LOC119137112 gene encoding cilia- and flagella-associated protein 251-like isoform X2 → MKGLLVAARVLEEHVSQAEMPNVSLNLQDIYKGWTKWCSHNQHAERPADSCIVPIKLEPEGGADESPAKYNNNNTDAEGLHASKTEGVERSNGHDDNGCHSPQPEDKERAQQEQQPEVAIDVQLESRANQTEATPLQANDCSDDEAQESTTGLKDGQEMFCAINVPPPADANVTTEQDEEEVAKMELSDDTAQSEQDNNQTGAPESTDHDKMAAEKPEHVDVAITLNIDVGKSDVCLAEEAATPKKKRKRKKATKTAPEEAPETRQEDQAKKTKKGKKRRKEEDEKKEPEVEDVVLPPLEKKRKKRKKEEEEEEEGEGQDNKDVQCDEGAAGGDADPQKELQVKGGADPQLSTQKRRRRRGKRARKQTQQQRDASEEDRTPQSSKLDLADKTTTRPQENHSLTSAAKDETEASEEKVEGAREAKSKKKRKKKRSVHEAAIEESRNGENANDSPEVKKKMMEEEEEEAAQSHKTPLHGDSLRKKKKKKKKKVKSETQKDQDAELACV
- the LOC119137112 gene encoding ABC transporter F family member 4-like isoform X1, translating into MSCEEDSSLLFLIVEHLKMKGLLVAARVLEEHVSQAEMPNVSLNLQDIYKGWTKWCSHNQHAERPADSCIVPIKLEPEGGADESPAKYNNNNTDAEGLHASKTEGVERSNGHDDNGCHSPQPEDKERAQQEQQPEVAIDVQLESRANQTEATPLQANDCSDDEAQESTTGLKDGQEMFCAINVPPPADANVTTEQDEEEVAKMELSDDTAQSEQDNNQTGAPESTDHDKMAAEKPEHVDVAITLNIDVGKSDVCLAEEAATPKKKRKRKKATKTAPEEAPETRQEDQAKKTKKGKKRRKEEDEKKEPEVEDVVLPPLEKKRKKRKKEEEEEEEGEGQDNKDVQCDEGAAGGDADPQKELQVKGGADPQLSTQKRRRRRGKRARKQTQQQRDASEEDRTPQSSKLDLADKTTTRPQENHSLTSAAKDETEASEEKVEGAREAKSKKKRKKKRSVHEAAIEESRNGENANDSPEVKKKMMEEEEEEAAQSHKTPLHGDSLRKKKKKKKKKVKSETQKDQDAELACV